The following coding sequences are from one Paenibacillus sp. JDR-2 window:
- a CDS encoding ABC transporter permease: MSLFDLTIRNVKRNFRLYSIYLMSMIIGVIIQYTFSSLMYNGDIIDALQNRELFRTGVAIASVVIFLFIIFFILYANSFFMRQRKKEFGMYLLYGLNERQLVRMVFYETLVMGAISLVIGILLGGLLSKLFGMLLMNLMQYDQVISLSFPIGAMATAAGVILLIALIVSAQSYILVNRVQLTELFHAKQKAEKPVRVSPVMAILAILLIGLALFLICSGQYSAVWQDYGVFSLIATAIGIVGGTYLFFRQFAGWLLQMISRGRKYHEGNTVLWTSSLRFQIRGNTLNLTFISLFSAVIVMLLCFVTINYKVQFEAVGMNVPNAIAYETLDSAANQKIDEMIEGSGHEINYHLKPEALVAEPVTDRGVAFDNPEYYVPGLWLIAEKDYNELIGLRGDKQKVELKGMEAVALSQGSDFPKHYAAGEMPDFTVKADGEKTFTIVEKKDYAYLGWATDPVLSMDKKPPVFVVSDEAYGQLSGGTEKKSFEIYGLSDAKNAEKLSKQVHGIVVAQNKEAYYSSFADIYSKQIESSSLLLFAAGFLALIATFALASVIYFKQLREATDERLQYAILRKMGIHNRQFRSVIRKQLLFVFLPPIVLGMLYSWTIIKYYILDSVTDFPELPGIVWSIIGVFFFIYLVFYFSSANLYYRIINQNP, from the coding sequence ATGAGCCTGTTCGATCTGACGATCCGCAATGTCAAACGCAACTTCCGCCTGTATTCCATTTATCTGATGTCCATGATTATCGGCGTTATTATTCAATATACGTTCTCTTCGCTCATGTACAACGGAGACATTATCGATGCGCTGCAGAACCGGGAGCTGTTCCGGACCGGGGTAGCCATTGCGTCCGTCGTTATCTTCCTGTTCATTATTTTCTTTATCCTGTACGCCAATTCGTTCTTCATGCGGCAGCGGAAAAAAGAGTTCGGCATGTATCTCCTGTACGGCCTGAACGAGCGGCAGCTTGTACGGATGGTTTTCTACGAGACGCTTGTAATGGGCGCTATCTCGCTGGTTATCGGGATATTGCTCGGTGGGCTGCTGTCGAAGCTGTTCGGCATGCTGCTTATGAATCTGATGCAGTATGATCAGGTCATCTCGTTGTCCTTCCCGATTGGAGCAATGGCGACGGCAGCCGGGGTTATCCTTCTGATCGCGCTGATCGTCAGCGCGCAAAGTTACATTTTGGTTAACCGCGTGCAGCTGACGGAGCTGTTCCATGCCAAGCAAAAGGCGGAGAAGCCGGTACGCGTATCCCCCGTGATGGCGATTCTGGCCATTCTGCTGATTGGCCTCGCCTTATTTCTTATCTGCAGCGGTCAATATTCGGCCGTTTGGCAGGATTACGGGGTCTTTAGCCTGATTGCTACGGCCATAGGCATCGTTGGAGGAACGTACCTTTTCTTCCGTCAGTTTGCCGGATGGCTGCTGCAAATGATCAGCCGCGGGCGCAAGTACCATGAAGGCAATACCGTCCTGTGGACGTCCTCGCTCCGTTTTCAAATCCGGGGCAACACGCTGAACCTGACGTTTATCTCCTTGTTCAGCGCGGTGATTGTAATGCTGCTCTGTTTTGTAACGATCAACTACAAGGTGCAGTTCGAAGCGGTTGGCATGAACGTGCCGAATGCAATCGCCTATGAAACCCTCGATTCAGCGGCCAATCAGAAGATTGACGAGATGATCGAAGGCTCCGGCCATGAAATCAACTATCATCTGAAGCCTGAGGCCCTGGTTGCGGAACCGGTGACGGACCGTGGGGTAGCCTTTGACAACCCGGAGTATTATGTTCCCGGCCTGTGGCTGATCGCCGAGAAGGACTACAATGAACTAATCGGTCTGCGGGGCGATAAGCAAAAGGTAGAGCTGAAAGGAATGGAGGCTGTTGCCCTCTCCCAAGGCTCTGATTTTCCGAAGCATTATGCAGCCGGAGAGATGCCTGACTTCACGGTAAAAGCGGATGGCGAGAAGACCTTTACGATCGTGGAGAAAAAAGACTATGCTTACCTTGGCTGGGCTACCGACCCGGTACTGTCCATGGACAAGAAGCCCCCGGTGTTTGTGGTTTCGGATGAGGCTTACGGGCAGCTAAGCGGCGGGACGGAGAAAAAAAGCTTCGAGATTTACGGGCTATCGGACGCCAAAAACGCGGAGAAATTATCCAAGCAAGTTCATGGCATTGTTGTCGCCCAAAACAAAGAAGCTTACTACTCCTCGTTTGCGGATATCTATTCGAAGCAAATCGAGAGCTCGTCCCTGCTGCTGTTTGCCGCCGGCTTCCTGGCTCTGATCGCTACCTTCGCGCTGGCGAGCGTCATCTACTTCAAGCAGCTGCGTGAAGCAACCGACGAGAGGCTCCAATATGCCATCCTGCGCAAAATGGGCATCCACAACCGCCAGTTCCGGAGCGTAATCCGCAAGCAGCTGCTGTTTGTCTTCCTGCCGCCAATCGTGCTTGGGATGTTGTACAGCTGGACGATTATCAAATATTACATTCTGGACTCGGTAACGGATTTCCCGGAGCTGCCGGGCATCGTGTGGAGCATCATTGGGGTATTCTTCTTCATTTATCTGGTGTTCTACTTCTCGTCGGCCAATCTGTATTACCGAATTATTAATCAGAATCCGTAA
- a CDS encoding ABC transporter ATP-binding protein encodes METVIQTKNLSKSYGATPVLKNIDLTVQPGELTAIMGPSGSGKSTLMNVLSTIDRFSGGEVWIEGKSLLDMKKKSLRQFRQERMGFIFQDYNLLDTLTVKENILLPLSLRQFKATEMEERLMPIIEALHIEGLLAKYPSEISGGQKQRVASARAIITEPAIVFADEPTGALDSRSATQLLEQLVSLNAAFNTTILMVTHDSYAASYCKRVVFLRDGAVVSEIYAGEQSQKTFYERILETQSLIGGKLR; translated from the coding sequence ATGGAGACGGTTATCCAGACAAAAAACTTATCAAAGAGCTACGGGGCTACTCCCGTATTGAAAAACATTGATCTGACGGTCCAGCCCGGCGAGCTTACGGCGATTATGGGTCCTTCGGGATCGGGCAAATCAACGCTGATGAACGTGCTTTCCACGATTGATCGGTTCAGCGGGGGCGAGGTATGGATTGAGGGGAAATCGCTTCTTGATATGAAGAAGAAGTCGCTTCGTCAATTCCGCCAGGAGCGGATGGGGTTTATTTTCCAGGATTATAATCTGCTCGACACGCTGACGGTGAAAGAAAATATCCTGCTGCCCCTGTCGCTGCGCCAGTTCAAGGCGACGGAGATGGAGGAGCGGCTCATGCCGATTATCGAGGCGCTCCACATTGAAGGGCTGCTGGCGAAGTACCCAAGCGAGATTTCCGGCGGGCAGAAGCAGCGCGTAGCCTCGGCGCGGGCGATTATTACGGAGCCGGCGATCGTATTTGCCGATGAGCCGACGGGCGCGCTCGATTCGCGCTCGGCGACCCAACTGCTTGAGCAGCTTGTATCGCTTAACGCGGCTTTTAACACAACCATACTGATGGTTACGCATGACAGCTATGCGGCGAGCTACTGCAAGCGGGTTGTATTCCTCAGGGACGGGGCGGTCGTAAGCGAGATTTACGCGGGTGAACAGAGCCAGAAGACTTTCTACGAGCGCATTCTGGAGACGCAAAGCCTCATAGGGGGCAAGCTGCGATGA
- a CDS encoding aldehyde dehydrogenase family protein: MVAIGSITCRICTFGYSPRKAANNSGSTLVSEAPSVMLPRLVLEGERIGGVVTPFVFADVDPKSRLAQTEIFGPIASIIPFESDDEVLALVNDTEYGLSGAVFTTDLDKGVAFARAFESGMTHVNDTTINMDMKAPFGGEKASGIGHYHGEIGFEEFTTAKWVSVQKDRRLFPF, translated from the coding sequence ATGGTGGCGATAGGCTCCATCACCTGCCGGATATGTACATTCGGGTATTCGCCCAGAAAAGCAGCCAATAACTCCGGCAGCACGCTCGTAAGCGAAGCACCAAGCGTAATGCTGCCGCGCCTCGTGCTCGAAGGAGAACGAATCGGCGGAGTTGTAACGCCATTCGTCTTTGCCGATGTGGATCCGAAATCGCGCCTGGCCCAAACGGAAATCTTCGGACCTATCGCTTCGATCATTCCGTTTGAATCGGATGACGAAGTGCTGGCGCTCGTAAACGATACGGAATACGGCTTGTCCGGCGCCGTATTTACGACGGATCTGGACAAGGGCGTTGCCTTTGCCCGCGCTTTCGAAAGCGGCATGACCCATGTCAACGACACGACGATCAACATGGACATGAAAGCTCCTTTTGGCGGCGAGAAGGCTTCCGGCATCGGCCACTACCATGGCGAGATCGGCTTCGAAGAATTCACGACGGCCAAATGGGTATCGGTCCAGAAGGACCGCCGCCTGTTCCCGTTCTAA
- a CDS encoding class II fructose-bisphosphate aldolase, with protein sequence MALESMKDMLNKALQGGYAVGQFNINNLEWTQAILDAAQTEQSPVILGVSEGAARYMGGFKVVTNIVSALIEEMKITVPVAIHLDHGSSFEKCKAAIDAGFTSVMIDASHDPFEENVRITSEVVAYAHERGVSVEAELGTVGGQEDDVIAEGVIYADPKECQELVQRTGIDCLAPALGSVHGPYKGEPKLGFKEMEEICQTIKLPLVLHGGTGIPTEHIKRAVSLGTAKINVNTENQIAFTKVAREILTKDSDVYDPRKFLAPGREAIKQTVMGKIREFGSSNKA encoded by the coding sequence ATGGCATTGGAATCAATGAAAGACATGCTGAACAAAGCTTTGCAAGGCGGTTACGCTGTTGGTCAATTCAACATCAATAACCTGGAATGGACGCAAGCGATCCTTGACGCTGCTCAAACAGAGCAATCCCCGGTAATCCTGGGCGTATCTGAAGGCGCGGCTCGTTATATGGGCGGCTTCAAAGTGGTTACGAACATTGTATCGGCTTTGATCGAAGAAATGAAAATCACGGTTCCAGTTGCAATCCACTTGGACCATGGCTCCAGCTTTGAAAAATGTAAAGCAGCGATCGACGCTGGCTTCACTTCCGTTATGATCGACGCTTCGCATGATCCGTTCGAAGAGAACGTTCGCATCACTAGCGAAGTTGTTGCTTACGCTCATGAGCGCGGCGTTTCCGTTGAGGCTGAACTGGGTACAGTTGGCGGCCAAGAAGACGACGTTATTGCTGAAGGCGTAATCTACGCTGACCCTAAAGAGTGTCAAGAGCTGGTACAACGTACAGGTATCGACTGCCTGGCTCCAGCCCTCGGTTCCGTTCATGGCCCTTACAAAGGCGAGCCTAAACTGGGCTTCAAAGAAATGGAAGAGATCTGCCAAACAATCAAGCTTCCACTCGTATTGCATGGCGGTACTGGTATCCCTACTGAGCACATCAAACGTGCCGTATCCCTGGGTACTGCAAAAATCAACGTGAACACAGAGAACCAAATTGCGTTCACTAAAGTTGCTCGCGAGATCTTGACTAAAGACTCCGATGTATACGATCCGCGTAAATTCCTGGCTCCAGGCCGCGAAGCGATCAAACAAACCGTTATGGGTAAAATCCGCGAGTTCGGTTCCTCGAACAAAGCGTAA
- a CDS encoding GDSL-type esterase/lipase family protein — translation MNKTAAEGNKFMKTHTVNTAVIPATKLEEDSYDWWERHEQVLRIKPEINPEIVLIGDSITHFWGGLPVSASQHGTGQAWESVFGGRRVLNLGFGWDRTQNVLWRLDNGQFEGLSPEWVVINIGTNNTSDTENARSSTAEEVRDGVRAVVERVRRHAPAARIILMAVFPREESPEDPRRKLIGRMNELYAELAAELGLIFLDIGPSMLAEDGTLPRGIAFDTCHLTEQGYQLWADALSKVIGPKSN, via the coding sequence GTGAATAAGACAGCAGCAGAAGGCAACAAGTTCATGAAAACGCATACGGTAAATACGGCCGTTATTCCCGCGACAAAGCTGGAAGAGGACAGCTACGACTGGTGGGAGCGGCACGAGCAGGTACTGCGGATCAAGCCTGAGATTAATCCGGAAATTGTTCTGATCGGCGATTCGATTACGCATTTCTGGGGAGGTCTTCCGGTCTCCGCAAGCCAGCATGGAACGGGACAAGCCTGGGAGTCCGTGTTTGGAGGCCGCCGCGTCCTTAATCTCGGTTTTGGCTGGGATCGGACGCAAAATGTATTGTGGCGTCTGGATAACGGGCAGTTCGAGGGACTCTCTCCGGAGTGGGTTGTTATTAACATCGGCACGAATAATACAAGCGATACCGAAAACGCACGTTCCAGCACGGCGGAGGAGGTCCGCGACGGTGTACGCGCGGTTGTTGAGCGTGTTCGCCGGCATGCTCCTGCCGCAAGGATCATTCTGATGGCGGTATTCCCGCGCGAGGAATCTCCGGAGGATCCGCGCCGCAAGCTGATCGGCCGGATGAACGAGCTGTATGCGGAGCTGGCCGCTGAGCTGGGATTAATCTTCCTTGATATTGGGCCGTCGATGTTAGCCGAAGACGGAACGCTGCCGCGCGGGATTGCTTTTGATACCTGTCACCTGACGGAGCAAGGCTATCAGCTGTGGGCGGATGCGCTGAGCAAGGTTATCGGGCCAAAGTCGAATTAG